GCCCTTCAGGGCAACATTTCATTTCGACGAGGCAACTCCACGTACACCTCAGGCCCATCCCAGATCATCAACGCTCTTTGAGGCGCCGCCGGGCCGCTCCTCGCCCTCTTCGACGCCCTCGCCCTCAAGCTCCTCTTCGAGCATCTGGTCTACCATCTCGTCCCAATCCTCGCCAGCGTCCTCGCCCAGTTCCTTGCCCAGGCGCTTGGCCCAGCGGGCGATTGAACGCGGGTCGCTCTCATCAAGGCCGGCAAGGTTGGCGGGATCGGCGAGGGCCTCGATACGGTCGTCCTCCGACTTGAGGGTGGCGAAGCGCGAGACGGCGCGGCGCACCTCGGCGCTGCCGCAGCGGGGGCAGGCCAGCCCCGGCGGGTCGGTGAAGCCGCGCACGAGTTTTTGAAATTTGCCATTGCACTCCGGGCAGAGATATTCGTAGATCGGCATAGGCTCTTCAAACCTCCGTGATGATCTCCTCCACCAGCGCTGGCGGCGCCACCGGCGCATCGCCGAGGGTGAAGGCGGCGATCAGTCCTGGCAGGACCTGCTCCGCGTCGGCGTCACTGGCGGCGTGGATGGTCGCCAGCGGCGCGCCCGCCACGACCGCGTCGCCGATCCGGGCGCGCAGCACCAGGCCCACGGCCGGGTCAATCGGGGCGTCCTTGTGCGTGCGTCCGCCGCCGAGGGCGTTCACGGCCAGGCCCAGGGCCATGCCGTCAATCGCAGTCACATAGCCGCTGCGCGGCGCCGGCGCGTCACGTTGCACCGGAGCGGAGGGCAAACGTTCCGGGGCGTCAACGCAGCTCACATCGCCGCCCTGGGCCGCCACCATCTGGCGGAACCTGGCCCAGGCCTCGCCGCGATCCAGGGCCTCGCGCAACAACGCCCGCGCCTCGGCCTCATTATCGCGGAGACGGGCCAGTTGCACCAGTTGCGCGCCGAGGATCAGGCTGAGTTCCACCACATCTGCCGGGCCGTGACCGCGTAGCGCAGCGATGGCCTCGCGCACCTCCAGGGCATTGCCGATATTGTACCCGAGGGGCTGTTGCATCGAACTGATAACCGCCGCCACGCGCCGCCCCGCGCGGCGGCCAATCGCCACCATGCGCCGGGCCAGCTCCCGTGCCTCCTCGAGCGTATGCATGAAGGCGCCGCGCCCGTACTTGACGTCCAGCACCAGGCAATCCGCCCCGGCGGCAAGTTTTTTGCTCATCACACTGGCGGCGATCAGCGGGAGGGACTCGACCGTCGCGGTGACGTCGCGCAGCGCGTAGAACTTCTTGTCAGCCGGGGCCAGATCCTCGCTCTGCGCGGCCACGACCAGGCCCACGTCACGCACCAGGCGGCGGAACTCATCGGCGTCCAGGGTGGCGCGGAAGCCGGGGATGCTCTCCAGCTTGTCCACCGTGCCCCCGGTGAAGCCGAGGGCGCGACCGCTCATTTTAGCTACCGGCAAGCCCACCGCGGCTACCAGCGGCGCGACCACCAGCGTCGTCTTGTCGCCGATCCCGCCGGTGGAGTGCTTGTCCACGGTGATTGGCGCCAGATCGTGCAGGTCGAGCATCCGGCCGCTGCGGGCCATGGCCATGGTCAGATCGGCGGTCTCCCGTTCGTCCATGCCGCGCAGCACTACGGCCATCGCCCACGCGCTCATTTGATAATCGGGGATCGCTCCAGCGACGTACTGCTCGATCAGCCAGGCGATCTCCTCGCTGCTGAGCGCGTACCCGTCCCGCTTTTTGGCGATCAGCTCTACCGCGTTCATAGATGGTCCGTCAGGGCAACCCGGAGGGTGGCCCTCCTTTCTGCCCCGATGTTACCGCGCCGTCTCCTTGAGGGCCTTGAGCGCCTGCGGCAGGTGCGGCAGCAGGTCGCTGGCCAGGGTGCCGGCATCACCCAGTTCCTCGCGCACCCGCGCCCCCGCCGCGCCGTGGAGGTAAACCCCCAGGGCCGCCGCGTCGTAGAGCGTCAGGCCCTGGCCGAGCAACCCGGCAATCGCGCCGGCCAGCACGTCACCGGTCCCGGCGGTGGCAAGGGCCGGGTTGGGCTGGCTGTACACCAGGCTGCGGCCATCGGGCGCCGCGATGACCGTTGTCGCGCCCTTCAGCACCACCACCTGGCCCCAGCGGGCGGCCGCGTCCGTCGCCACCGCCAGCGGATCACCCGGCAGGGATTCGACCTTTAGCAACCGCCGCATCTCGCCGGGGTGCGGCGTCAACACGAAGCGCTTGCGTGGCAGGCGCTCGTGCCATGCTTCAACGGTGGCCAGGATATTCAGCCCATCGGCGTCGAGCACCGTGGGGGGCAACTGCTCGAGTTTGGTCGCCACCGCCGGCTCATCGGCCAGGGTCCCGGCTACGAAGCCGACACGGGTCTTCGAGCGCGGGCGTTCGAGGCCAAAGAGCCGGAGTACAAACTCGCGGGTGCACTCAGCCGCGCCGAGGCCGGGGCCCAGCAACAGCGCCGCGTAGCCCGCCAGATGCTCCTCAAGCTCCTCCACCGCATTCGGCCCGATGGCGCCCCAGTCGCCCTCGGCCAGCGGCAGCAACGTCACCTCAAGGGGGCGCCCGCCCGCCAGCAGGACGGTACGCCCGCTCGCCAGCGTCACCAGCCCCGCGCCTACTCGCGCTGCTCCGGCGCAGGCCAGGAACGCCGCGCCGGGGTAGTTGAGCGACCCGGCCACCACCAGCACCTTGCCAAAGCTGCCCTTGTGGGCATCGGCGGGACGGGCGGGCGCCAGGCGTCGCGCCTCCTCAGCCGTCAGCATCGCGCTCATGACCTCCTCCAGGGCATGTGCCGGAATGCCGATCTCTGCCAGGACCAGCCGGCCCACACGGTCTCGTCCGGGAAACAGGAGCAGGCCGCGTTTCGGCAGCCCGGTCGCCACCGTCACATCGGCGCGGATCGCCGCACCCTCCACTGCCCCCGTATCGGAGTTGACACCCGTCGGAAGATCAACCGCCAGCACCCGCAGCGTAGACGCGCGTTCCGCGCGCACGGCATTGACCGTTTCGACTATCGCTGCCAGTTCGCCCTCGAGGGGCCGGCTGATGCCCATGCCCAGCAGCGCATCAACAATCAGGTCGGCCTCCTGCGCCAGATCGCGCAGGGTCGTCTGGCGCGGGTCGCTCTCGGCGACTGTCTCGCGGATCGCGCGCGTCCGGCAGCGCTGCCAGTTTGCGTCTCCCTCAGGGCAGCGCCGGCGCCAGAGGTACAGCGTCACTACCGCGCCCGCATCATGGAGGTGACGAGCGGCGACCAGTCCGTCGCCGCCGTTGTTGCCGGGACCAACGAGGATCAGGACGCGCCGGCCCGCAGCCGGACCGAGCAGGCGCAGGGCTTCCTGGGCCACGCCCCAGCCCGCCTGCTCCATCAATCCATCCCAGGTTGCCCCGGCATCTACGGCGGCCTGTTCCAGAGCGCGCATTTGCGCAGTGGTTGCCAGGCGCATGGTTCCTCCTGCCAGGTTACCCCAGTATTCTACCACGG
The nucleotide sequence above comes from Chloroflexaceae bacterium. Encoded proteins:
- a CDS encoding thymidine phosphorylase; translation: MNAVELIAKKRDGYALSSEEIAWLIEQYVAGAIPDYQMSAWAMAVVLRGMDERETADLTMAMARSGRMLDLHDLAPITVDKHSTGGIGDKTTLVVAPLVAAVGLPVAKMSGRALGFTGGTVDKLESIPGFRATLDADEFRRLVRDVGLVVAAQSEDLAPADKKFYALRDVTATVESLPLIAASVMSKKLAAGADCLVLDVKYGRGAFMHTLEEARELARRMVAIGRRAGRRVAAVISSMQQPLGYNIGNALEVREAIAALRGHGPADVVELSLILGAQLVQLARLRDNEAEARALLREALDRGEAWARFRQMVAAQGGDVSCVDAPERLPSAPVQRDAPAPRSGYVTAIDGMALGLAVNALGGGRTHKDAPIDPAVGLVLRARIGDAVVAGAPLATIHAASDADAEQVLPGLIAAFTLGDAPVAPPALVEEIITEV
- a CDS encoding zinc ribbon domain-containing protein, whose amino-acid sequence is MPIYEYLCPECNGKFQKLVRGFTDPPGLACPRCGSAEVRRAVSRFATLKSEDDRIEALADPANLAGLDESDPRSIARWAKRLGKELGEDAGEDWDEMVDQMLEEELEGEGVEEGEERPGGASKSVDDLGWA
- a CDS encoding NAD(P)H-hydrate dehydratase; translated protein: MRLATTAQMRALEQAAVDAGATWDGLMEQAGWGVAQEALRLLGPAAGRRVLILVGPGNNGGDGLVAARHLHDAGAVVTLYLWRRRCPEGDANWQRCRTRAIRETVAESDPRQTTLRDLAQEADLIVDALLGMGISRPLEGELAAIVETVNAVRAERASTLRVLAVDLPTGVNSDTGAVEGAAIRADVTVATGLPKRGLLLFPGRDRVGRLVLAEIGIPAHALEEVMSAMLTAEEARRLAPARPADAHKGSFGKVLVVAGSLNYPGAAFLACAGAARVGAGLVTLASGRTVLLAGGRPLEVTLLPLAEGDWGAIGPNAVEELEEHLAGYAALLLGPGLGAAECTREFVLRLFGLERPRSKTRVGFVAGTLADEPAVATKLEQLPPTVLDADGLNILATVEAWHERLPRKRFVLTPHPGEMRRLLKVESLPGDPLAVATDAAARWGQVVVLKGATTVIAAPDGRSLVYSQPNPALATAGTGDVLAGAIAGLLGQGLTLYDAAALGVYLHGAAGARVREELGDAGTLASDLLPHLPQALKALKETAR